In one window of Labilibaculum sp. DW002 DNA:
- a CDS encoding bacteriocin, translating to MKNFEIVSQEELQNIKGGENEMNDVSMCEDILV from the coding sequence ATGAAAAATTTTGAAATAGTATCGCAAGAAGAATTACAAAACATTAAAGGTGGTGAGAACGAAATGAATGACGTGTCTATGTGTGAAGACATACTTGTTTAA